The Streptococcus pantholopis genome has a segment encoding these proteins:
- a CDS encoding amino acid adenylation domain-containing protein, which produces MEYYPLSYQQQKLYKYSKVHADDTEYNVLQGIELKQPLDKKHFEQVVRRILIEEPILRCRIVEKDFAPVQFAADNTDYAVTYKNINDEELKTEIKNLETEPFKVEGGPLFQIVVFLLSSGKTILFLRLHHIICDGWSFQLLMKKFTTYYFDTDKGNASSIKPPDYTYYDYAYEQTLPSTTEKYVKRRDFWEKMTNDNTTELNLPYSFAQKQKYTRIGNRKLYHMSRKQSKKIETFCREQKITPFTLLVSAYGALFSRLSGEKKLSVAVPVANRFKRNTMDICGYFTNTIPLDFDFSEKKSVQERLKQQHRDFMGMISKSDVDIDCPCNTMFVFQNRPNIGIEERNDLKYLRLSNGKSKYEVSLSVTFEDACYVFEWEYMCELFSEARIDDFNRYLFQLLDRYVDQPNEFTSRISLLNDSEIELQKKNWNETTVDFQDSDKSLKELFETAVQKYKKQPALIFEDDSLSYEELNRLVNVLCQKLRQKGVKKGQIIPILFDRSFEMLVAIHAILKLGCAYLPLDTELPDERMKFIVSDSGSHIVLTSEKFASRLPKDIKTFCISLKNLTGQANNPDTIINGDDKAYVIYTSGSTGNPKGVINTQAGIVNRLLWMQKQFPLEPNKRVLQKTSYTFDVSVWELVWPLLTGATIVIAKPDGHKNPEYIADIIISKSINTIHFVPSMLKKFLSTDKCTECYSLEYVICSGEALDATTCSDFYSKLDAQLVNLYGPTEAAIDVSCWLVKKQSENSIIPIGKPIANMKLYKLNDELMFEPPEVPGELYISGIGLAQGYLNNEEKTKDSFLECPWSSVRPFERLYKTGDIVKIDENGNFLYINRKDFQVKIRGQRVELAEIENKIQELDFVDDAIVMVRKKSDGQQVLVAFVKASKKDKKSITTFLSKHLMDYMIPRVFCFIDEIPTNVNGKADRKKLMTYSIEFEIEQYSKPQTFYEELVCSTVGQVLGISKVSRDANFYDLGGTSLSIYDVKIALEKKLQKKVPFELILGKDIVKDIALSLENYLDHKAKKSNLIEIQSELDELQNLPYEVRARNDDNQNIFMTGATGFLGAYLLRQYLDKAPAATMHCLVRAENLDLGFKRIKENMQYWGIWKDEDSKRLKVYCGDLTKYNLGLSQEQLDFLSDNIDVICHNGANVNFALSYDQIKIANVEGTKRILKLLESGKRKSMAYVSTISIFAKQDYKKGLVTEEQQPLDVNNLKLGYAKSKYVTEKILREYMNRNYDVEIFRVGRIMGSNDGGKENKDMFYKMVEFCQQIQMYPDISMNFNGIPVDTVSSLIVYASLYQKHSKIYHVVNPDVNVTVKLFDVFGDNDMAKVSWDIWYEKCMEYSDLGDPLARQVAVGIGKELDRQSILLDLSNTQALAWEAGIELPDIKRIVQKMINS; this is translated from the coding sequence ATGGAATATTATCCATTATCATATCAACAACAAAAATTATATAAGTATTCTAAAGTTCATGCAGATGATACTGAGTATAATGTTCTCCAAGGAATTGAACTAAAGCAGCCACTAGATAAAAAGCATTTTGAGCAAGTAGTTAGAAGAATTCTGATAGAAGAACCTATCTTAAGATGTCGAATTGTTGAAAAAGATTTTGCTCCTGTTCAATTTGCAGCAGATAATACCGACTATGCAGTAACATATAAAAATATAAACGATGAAGAATTAAAAACAGAGATTAAAAATTTAGAGACTGAACCGTTTAAAGTCGAAGGTGGTCCATTATTCCAAATAGTTGTCTTTTTGCTCAGTAGTGGTAAGACAATACTGTTTTTAAGATTACACCATATTATTTGTGATGGATGGTCATTTCAACTTTTAATGAAGAAGTTTACTACATATTACTTTGATACAGATAAAGGAAATGCTTCGTCAATTAAACCGCCAGATTATACATATTATGATTATGCTTATGAACAGACTCTTCCATCTACAACCGAGAAATATGTTAAACGTAGAGATTTTTGGGAGAAAATGACAAATGACAATACTACAGAATTAAATCTTCCATACAGTTTTGCTCAAAAGCAAAAGTATACACGTATTGGAAATCGTAAATTGTATCACATGAGCCGTAAGCAAAGTAAGAAGATAGAAACTTTTTGTAGGGAGCAAAAGATTACACCATTTACACTTTTAGTCAGTGCCTATGGTGCTTTATTCTCGCGCTTGTCTGGTGAGAAGAAATTGAGTGTTGCTGTTCCAGTTGCTAATCGTTTTAAGAGAAATACGATGGATATCTGTGGTTATTTTACAAATACTATTCCTTTGGATTTTGATTTTTCTGAGAAAAAATCAGTTCAAGAAAGGTTAAAACAACAACACAGAGATTTCATGGGAATGATTTCAAAATCGGATGTAGACATTGATTGTCCATGTAATACAATGTTTGTCTTTCAAAATCGTCCTAACATAGGAATTGAAGAAAGAAATGATTTAAAATATTTACGTCTTAGCAATGGGAAGAGTAAGTATGAAGTGAGCCTATCAGTAACATTTGAAGATGCTTGTTATGTATTTGAATGGGAATATATGTGTGAGCTTTTTAGTGAAGCTCGAATAGATGATTTCAATCGATACCTTTTTCAACTTCTAGATAGATATGTAGATCAGCCCAATGAATTTACGAGTCGAATAAGTCTTTTAAATGATTCGGAAATTGAACTTCAGAAAAAAAATTGGAACGAAACAACTGTAGATTTTCAAGATTCAGATAAATCTCTAAAAGAACTTTTTGAAACGGCTGTTCAAAAGTATAAAAAACAACCTGCCTTGATTTTTGAAGACGACTCTCTCAGTTATGAAGAATTAAATAGGTTAGTGAATGTTTTATGTCAAAAGTTGCGGCAAAAAGGGGTTAAAAAAGGACAAATTATTCCTATTTTATTTGATAGAAGTTTTGAAATGTTGGTAGCAATTCATGCGATTCTTAAACTAGGATGTGCGTATTTGCCTTTGGATACTGAATTACCAGACGAACGGATGAAATTTATTGTTTCTGATTCGGGGAGTCATATTGTTCTTACCTCGGAAAAATTTGCGTCTCGTCTTCCCAAAGATATTAAAACTTTTTGTATAAGCCTCAAGAATTTAACTGGCCAAGCTAATAATCCTGATACGATTATAAATGGAGATGATAAAGCTTATGTGATATATACTTCAGGTTCTACTGGTAATCCCAAAGGGGTTATTAATACTCAAGCCGGAATTGTAAATCGCTTATTGTGGATGCAAAAACAGTTTCCACTTGAACCTAATAAAAGAGTCCTTCAAAAAACTTCATATACATTTGATGTTTCTGTATGGGAATTGGTGTGGCCATTGCTTACAGGAGCGACTATAGTAATTGCTAAACCTGATGGTCATAAAAATCCAGAGTATATTGCTGATATTATTATTTCAAAAAGTATTAATACTATCCATTTTGTACCTTCCATGTTAAAGAAATTTTTAAGTACAGATAAGTGTACTGAGTGTTACTCATTGGAATATGTTATCTGTAGTGGAGAAGCACTAGATGCGACAACGTGTTCTGATTTTTATTCCAAGCTTGATGCTCAATTAGTTAATTTATATGGTCCGACAGAAGCTGCTATTGATGTTTCATGTTGGTTAGTGAAAAAGCAAAGTGAGAATTCTATAATTCCTATCGGTAAACCAATTGCAAACATGAAGTTGTATAAATTAAATGATGAGCTAATGTTTGAACCACCAGAAGTACCAGGGGAACTGTATATTTCTGGAATTGGATTAGCACAAGGATATTTAAATAATGAAGAAAAGACCAAAGATAGCTTTTTAGAATGTCCATGGTCCAGTGTTAGACCATTTGAAAGACTCTATAAAACAGGGGATATTGTCAAAATTGATGAAAATGGGAATTTCCTATACATCAATAGAAAAGATTTCCAAGTCAAAATTCGGGGACAGCGTGTTGAACTTGCAGAAATTGAAAATAAAATTCAAGAACTGGATTTTGTAGATGATGCAATAGTTATGGTAAGAAAAAAATCTGATGGGCAACAAGTATTGGTTGCTTTTGTTAAGGCAAGTAAGAAAGATAAAAAGTCTATCACAACGTTCTTATCTAAGCATTTGATGGACTACATGATTCCTCGAGTATTTTGTTTTATTGATGAAATTCCAACAAATGTCAACGGGAAAGCAGATCGTAAAAAATTGATGACTTACTCTATAGAATTTGAAATTGAGCAGTACAGTAAACCTCAAACTTTCTATGAAGAATTGGTTTGTTCGACTGTTGGTCAAGTTTTAGGTATTTCAAAGGTCAGCAGAGATGCAAACTTTTACGATTTAGGCGGTACTTCTTTAAGCATATACGATGTAAAAATAGCTCTTGAGAAAAAATTACAGAAAAAAGTTCCATTTGAGCTTATCCTTGGCAAAGATATTGTTAAAGATATTGCGCTATCTTTGGAGAACTATCTTGATCATAAGGCTAAAAAATCAAATCTTATTGAAATTCAGTCTGAGCTTGATGAGCTTCAAAATTTACCATATGAAGTACGTGCTCGAAATGATGATAATCAAAACATTTTCATGACAGGTGCAACTGGATTTTTAGGAGCCTATCTTTTGCGACAATATCTTGACAAAGCTCCAGCGGCAACAATGCATTGTTTAGTTAGAGCTGAAAACTTAGATCTAGGTTTCAAACGTATCAAAGAGAATATGCAATATTGGGGCATATGGAAAGATGAAGACAGCAAGCGTTTAAAAGTTTATTGTGGTGATCTTACTAAATATAATTTAGGTTTATCTCAAGAACAGTTAGATTTCTTAAGTGATAACATTGATGTCATTTGTCACAATGGTGCTAATGTTAATTTTGCTCTCTCATATGATCAGATAAAAATTGCGAACGTTGAAGGTACTAAGAGAATTCTAAAATTATTGGAATCTGGAAAAAGGAAGAGTATGGCCTATGTATCAACAATTTCAATTTTTGCAAAACAGGATTATAAAAAAGGTCTTGTTACCGAAGAACAACAACCGTTAGACGTTAATAATTTAAAACTCGGCTATGCAAAATCTAAATATGTAACAGAAAAGATTCTTCGTGAGTATATGAACAGGAATTACGACGTTGAAATCTTTAGAGTAGGTCGAATTATGGGTTCCAATGATGGAGGAAAAGAGAACAAAGACATGTTCTACAAAATGGTAGAATTTTGCCAGCAAATACAAATGTATCCAGATATTTCTATGAATTTTAATGGAATACCAGTAGATACTGTAAGCAGTTTAATTGTTTATGCCTCGCTTTATCAAAAACACTCTAAAATATATCACGTAGTTAATCCTGATGTAAACGTAACAGTAAAGCTATTTGATGTTTTTGGAGATAATGATATGGCTAAAGTTTCATGGGATATTTGGTATGAAAAATGTATGGAATATTCCGATTTAGGTGATCCTCTAGCAAGACAGGTAGCAGTTGGAATTGGTAAAGAATTGGACAGACAGAGTATCTTACTTGATCTAAGTAATACTCAGGCTCTTGCGTGGGAAGCAGGAATAGAACTTCCTGATATCAAGAGAATTGTTCAAAAAATGATTAACAGTTGA